The segment ATTAGCACTCAAACTACGCTTCTAATATAATCTAGTTATTTTTTATATTAAACTATATCTAAAACTTTTTCTTTTTTCCATACTATTACAATTAATATTATAGGAATTAAAAATATGCATAAGTATGCTAACGTCAATACCCATTTTGCATATATTATATTTCCTATATAATTTACAAGTATATTCAAAAAAAATTTAATAGTAATAAATATAATGGGTAACTCTAATCCTATTAATGCTATATAATTTCCTACCATACTCGAAATTAACATTGAAATCAATGTTAAAGCTAAGACCAGTATATATACAGCAACTATCGTAATTACTATATACTGAATAAAAGTAATGTTATACCACGAAGTACTGTAATTTGAAAAAGAATTTATACTACAATTAAAAAACATGCTAGTATTATTAAAACTATACTAGGTTGTTGAATAATTAAAAGTACAAAAAATAAATAAGTCATCACTTTGTGATATAATGTTCTCGCTAAAAAACCATAATATACAAAGGATGACTCAAATATGATTATAACATTAAATATACAAAGCGAAAACATTTATTTTAAAATTTTTGAAACTGTTAATATTGCATTTAATAAACTTGGCATTAATACTAGAAAAGCTAAAGGTAGACCACCTAAATATTCAGATCAACAAATTGTTGCATGTATGATATATGGTGTAAATAATAGTATTTTTAGTCTTAGAGAACTTGAATATAAAATTAAACAAGATATTGTATTTCAAAAGATTATAGGTTTAAAAGAAGTTCCTGACCATTCTACATTTTCTTTAAGAGCTATAGCTTTAGAAAAATACGTGTACTATGGCATTTATGCTATGCTTATTGAACTTATAAATCCATCAACTAGAATTTGTGCTATTGATGGTACTGCATTAAGGAGCTCATTATATGATAGCGAAGCTAGGTATGGAAAAGGAACTCGACTTGGCAGATATAAAGGATATAAGTTACATTGTACCGCTTGTGTATGTGATAGTATATTACCTTTGTCATTTTCTGTAACTACTGCAAATGTATATGATAATCAAGTCCAAGGATTGTTATATGAACTAAAAACTTATAATCCATTTATTGTACTTGCCGATGCTGCTTATGATGATGCTCAATGGTTTAAAGTTTCTAAAACTCTAGAATATAATTTATTAACAGACGTAAATATGCGTAAAGCAAATAGTATAGAATCTTTTAAAGATGAATCTAGATATAAAAATGCTCTTTTTATGCAATCACCAATAGGTAAAAATTTATATAAAAATAGGCTAAAAATTGAACAATTATTTTCTATACTTAAGGGACTCTATAACCTAGAAAACCCTAGACTTTATGGACAAAAACGTTATGAACGCCATATTAAGTGGGTTCTTTTATCGTATCTTATAGACGAATTTAATAAGGTTAACAGCAAAATAAGTTCTAGAAAATATCCTTGGAATCTATAGTTTTCATCGCGCTAATGCACTTACTTTTAAAAATTTTTAAAGAATTTACTAATGCACATCTAAAATTATTAAACACATGCTCGCGCATAAATGCTTTTTAAGATTTGTAAAAATTAGTTATTCAACAACCTATATACAATATAAATAGTATTATAAGTTCCACTGTAGTTATAATAAAAGATGATATTATTCCTGCTACTATCTTTTTCTTAAATGTCTTCCGACCATTTTTACAAGTATATTGAAGATAATTAACTTTATTCTTTTTATCGCTAAGATATATAGGTACTATCATAAAAACTATACCTAGCAATATTGTTTCACTTCCATATAATATCAGCCTATTATAGTTATCAAAAACCATATACGGAAATATAGATGTTTCATCTCCCCTACTTAGTATCTCTTTAATTTTAGTTTCTTGCTTATTATTATTGTCTATAACCCGCTTAAGCATTATCTTATCTTTATTTTTATAATACTCTATATAATCTTCTATCTGTGGGAACTCCCAAAATAACTCTATCCAATCATGAAATACCATTTTATCATGTATATTCTGAAATTCTTTAGATCTTTTATCATATTTACCATATGTCCTTTCAAATTCCTTTATATATTCATTATAATTTTTTACACCATATTTTTTAAATTGGGTATGATTTTGAATATATTTATTTATTTCCTTTAGTTTTTTATTATATGTATTTTTAACAAAATCCTGAAATTCATTTTCATCCATGTATTCACCATATTTTTCATGCATTTCAACACATATTTTATAAATATCTCCCTCTGGTCTACCATTTGGAAAATGTTTTATATCAAATTCAATATACAGAAAATACATTATTAAATTTATGATTATCAATAAAAATACCATTTTAGGATTAAATATTTTCTTTATTTCATTAAAAATTACCCTCATATGTATACCCCCTAATTTATATCTCTACTTTTAAATCTTCTAAAAGATAAAACACTTAATATACCAATTGAAACTCCCCATATAACAATTGTTATAGCTTCATAATATTTAAATGTAAAAGCTGGACCTGATTCCATAAACCACAATCCACAAATCTTGCTTAACATAAATAAATTAAATGCACTTATAAAAACAAAATTTGTATTTCTAGGAATCCAAGGCATTCCTAAAATACCTAAACCCAAAAGTATTGCAAATATAAAAAATACAATATAACTATTTTTTACATACGTAGATATAAAAAATGCTATTCCATTAAACAGCAAATTACACATATAAATAATAAATATAGTTGCTACCATATACTCAATAAAGGATAAGTTATACCAACACATTGAAGTAAAACCTTGCTCCCTATTAAAGTAATTACTTATAGGAACATGCCAAAGTCCTGAATAATCAAATGCAATAAAATATGCTAAAAGTCCAAATCCTATAATAGCTGTGGATAATATTAAATTTGTAAAGATAGCTACTTGAAGCTTGTCCCGTACTAATTTACGTCCTCTTTTAGTTGAATATATTAAAAGATGCGTATTATTATCAAATTCATAATTAATCAAATATCCCATAATCAGCACCGAAAGTATCATTATTTCATATATAAAACTTTTAAATAACGTCTTAAATAAAAGACTATGCTTTCCTATAAAAAATATATTTTTGTACTCTTTGTTTTCAACTATACCTTTAAATCTTTTACTAAAATCTCTATATTCCTTTCTTACCGTTTCAGCAGCCTTTCCTTCCAATCTATATTTTCGTATTTCCATTTCTGCAATATCCATAACATTCATTTTATTATATTCATTATCAACATTTTTCATGGATTCGTAATAATATTCTTCCATACTAACTTT is part of the Clostridium botulinum genome and harbors:
- a CDS encoding transposase — encoded protein: MIITLNIQSENIYFKIFETVNIAFNKLGINTRKAKGRPPKYSDQQIVACMIYGVNNSIFSLRELEYKIKQDIVFQKIIGLKEVPDHSTFSLRAIALEKYVYYGIYAMLIELINPSTRICAIDGTALRSSLYDSEARYGKGTRLGRYKGYKLHCTACVCDSILPLSFSVTTANVYDNQVQGLLYELKTYNPFIVLADAAYDDAQWFKVSKTLEYNLLTDVNMRKANSIESFKDESRYKNALFMQSPIGKNLYKNRLKIEQLFSILKGLYNLENPRLYGQKRYERHIKWVLLSYLIDEFNKVNSKISSRKYPWNL